A portion of the Cryptomeria japonica chromosome 5, Sugi_1.0, whole genome shotgun sequence genome contains these proteins:
- the LOC131034699 gene encoding subtilisin-like protease SBT1.8, translated as MIGANDMHHGSLQRITNPNILPAISVTLTTGEKIKAYITSTGSNATAIMSVKGLKVVGKETMAVNVLAAYAGNLPYKFLSGSSMACPHVSGIAALIKAIHPTWSPAAIKSAVMTSSYLTDNAEELIQDSYDMEEAKPLVFGSGHVDLSTTWYLKSQLSQIALLTKESTSCPNFPSNSLGCSAS; from the coding sequence ATGATTGGTGCAAATGATATGCATCACGGGTCACTACAGCGCATTACCAATCCGAACATTCTACCGGCCATCAGCGTGACTCTTACAACTGGTGAAAAAATCAAGGCTTACATCACCAGCACAGGGAGTAATGCAACGGCTATCATGAGTGTCAAAGGATTGAAAGTCGTGGGAAAGGAAACAATGGCTGTGAATGTTCTGGCAGCATACGCCGGAAATTTGCCCTATAAGTTTCTTTCAGGGAGTTCCATGGCGTGTCCTCACGTTAGTGGCATAGCAGCGCTAATAAAAGCCATACATCCTACATGGAGCCCTGCCGCTATCAAGTCCGCCGTCATGACGTCATCCTACTTGACTGACAATGCTGAGGAGCTGATCCAGGATTCATATGATATGGAAGAAGCCAAACCCTTAGTGTTCGGCTCCGGTCACGTGGACTTATCTACGACATGGTACCTGAAGAGTCAGCTTTCTCAAATCGCTCTTCTCACAAAGGAGTCAACTTCCTGTCCCAACTTTCCCTCAAATTCACTTGGCTGTTCAGCTTCCTGA
- the LOC131034700 gene encoding subtilisin-like protease SBT1.7, producing MGNSAFFILLLFAMSGMWSGKAAKEDLRKPYIVHMIKSMKPQHFNLHQHWYASMLSHVSGSDPTANANELLYTYDTLLHGFAASLSSAEAEAMDSMEGCLAVITTSFTKIGTTHTPEFLGLASISSHFTRLWSEYSTYGKDIIVGMIDTGIWPESKSFNDEGLGPVPARWKGTWESGQNFNSSHCNRKIIGARYYYKGYEQYRTPINETTEYKSPRDRTGHGTNTASTVAGAAVPATSFFGFANGTARGMVPEARLAIYKACWEDYCYDVDTVAAMDQAVADGVDIISISIHSSGDLPFDQDVRGIAAFGAMEKGVFVSAIAGNYGPYSSTLSNTAPWMTTVGASSIDRDFSASVVLGNDQICRGTSTYIPVNGTFQGPLPLVYVSTNNSSRRCLDGSLDPNLVKGKIVVCDQLLFSTNDNEYGPQGKGDVVAKAGGAGMIVANERLIGTQQQSTDAFNLPAITVSFTDGEKIKAYLNSTANNATATLNITGSTVMGNKTIAPMVAAFSSRGPSKGYPHILKPDLIAPGVNILAAYTGDIADYKLLSGTSMACPHVSGVAALVKSIHPMWNPAAIQSALMTSSYAVDNAGQPIRDSYMEPANPFAMGAGHVDPNAAVDPGLIYDLAPQDYINFLCSLNYTQEKIALLTKETVFCPETSLEAGDLNYPSFSVVFESGSKVLQVKRRRVTYVGTQAPAVYQVNVKNPPGVNISVEPQKLVFTKLNETASYSVTFRTNLTSSDVKIGFGEIVWKCIEGGTQLVRSPVAIIL from the coding sequence ATGGGCAACAGCgccttcttcattctccttctcttTGCCATGTCTGGAATGTGGTCGGGCAAGGCCGCAAAAGAAGATTTAAGAAAGCCCTATATTGTTCATATGATCAAGTCCATGAAACCCCAGCATTTCAATTTACATCAACACTGGTACGCTTCAATGCTCAGCCACGTCTCGGGATCGGATCCCACTGCAAATGCAAATGAGTTGTTATACACATATGACACTCTTTTGCACGGCTTTGCTGCGAGCCTGAGCAGCGCAGAGGCTGAAGCCATGGATAGTATGGAGGGGTGCTTGGCTGTAATTACAACTTCCTTCACTAAAATTGGCACAACTCACACCCCTGAGTTTCTTGGCCTCGCCTCAATTTCCTCTCATTTTACTAGACTGTGGTCGGAGTACTCTACATATGGCAAAGATATAATTGTGGGCATGATCGACACGGGAATATGGCCTGAAAGCAAGAGTTTCAATGATGAAGGCCTTGGACCAGTTCCGGCTAGATGGAAAGGCACATGGGAAAGCGGACAGAACTTCAATTCCTCCCATTGCAATAGAAAAATTATTGGAGCTCGATACTACTACAAAGGCTACGAGCAGTACAGGACTCCTATTAATGAAACCACGGAATACAAATCTCCTAGGGATCGCACCGGCCATGGTACTAACACAGCATCAACTGTTGCCGGAGCTGCTGTGCCTGCTACGAGTTTCTTCGGTTTTGCCAACGGAACGGCCAGAGGGATGGTCCCTGAAGCCAGACTGGCCATCTACAAAGCCTGTTGGGAAGATTACTGCTATGACGTAGACACGGTTGCTGCTATGGACCAAGCTGTTGCTGACGGCGTCGACATCATATCTATCTCAATTCATTCGTCAGGCGATCTGCCATTTGACCAGGACGTTAGAGGCATCGCTGCATTTGGGGCCATGGAAAAAGGTGTTTTTGTTTCGGCAATTGCAGGCAACTACGGACCTTATTCGTCTACTCTTAGTAACACAGCGCCCTGGATGACTACCGTGGGTGCGAGCAGCATCGACAGAGATTTCAGTGCTTCTGTTGTCCTCGGCAATGATCAGATTTGTAGAGGTACCTCTACCTATATTCCAGTAAACGGAACGTTCCAAGGGCCTCTTCCTTTGGTTTATGTATCCACTAACAATAGCTCAAGGCGTTGCCTCGATGGCAGCCTTGATCCCAATTTGGTGAAGGGTAAAATCGTTGTGTGCGATCAGCTGCTATTCTCCACCAACGACAATGAGTATGGTCCTCAGGGGAAGGGTGATGTAGTGGCCAAAGCAGGGGGTGCAGGAATGATTGTTGCAAATGAAAGGCTAATTGGAACCCAGCAGCAATCGACGGACGCTTTTAATTTGCCTGCCATCACTGTTAGTTTCACAGATGGAGAAAAAATAAAAGCCTACCTCAACAGCACCGCCAATAATGCCACGGCTACCTTGAACATCACAGGCTCAACTGTTATGGGAAACAAAACAATTGCTCCCATGGTAGCTGCGTTTTCTTCAAGGGGACCAAGCAAAGGGTATCCACACATTCTCAAGCCCGACTTGATTGCTCCCGGTGTGAATATATTGGCAGCATACACCGGAGACATTGCAGACTATAAGTTATTATCGGGTACTTCAATGGCGTGTCCTCACGTTAGCGGCGTTGCAGCTCTGGTAAAAAGTATCCATCCGATGTGGAACCCTGCGGCCATACAGTCTGCTCTCATGACGTCTTCTTACGCGGTTGATAACGCAGGGCAGCCCATTAGGGATTCATATATGGAACCAGCCAATCCCTTTGCAATGGGTGCAGGTCACGTGGATCCAAATGCTGCGGTAGATCCTGGACTTATCTATGACCTGGCACCTCAAGACTACATCAACTTCCTCTGCTCCCTCAACTACACCCAAGAAAAAATTGCTCTCCTCACCAAAGAGACAGTTTTCTGTCCCGAGACCTCTTTGGAAGCAGGCGATCTCAACTATCCATCCTTCTCCGTAGTATTTGAGTCAGGCAGTAAAGTACTTCAGGTGAAGAGGAGAAGAGTGACTTATGTGGGTACACAAGCTCCTGCAGTTTATCAAGTCAATGTGAAAAACCCTCCTGGAGTCAACATAAGCGTGGAACCACAGAAATTAGTGTTCACAAAGCTGAATGAGACTGCTAGTTACAGTGTAACCTTCCGAACCAATTTAACTTCTAGTGATGTCAAAATTGGATTTGGAGAGATCGTGTGGAAGTGTATCGAAGGTGGGACACAGCTTGTTCGTAGCCCAGTCGCCATAATATTGTAA